One stretch of Arachis duranensis cultivar V14167 chromosome 1, aradu.V14167.gnm2.J7QH, whole genome shotgun sequence DNA includes these proteins:
- the LOC107466736 gene encoding tRNA wybutosine-synthesizing protein 2/3/4 isoform X2 encodes MEFEKRKAATLSSLNSTEHDKSPKGSLDIPIIPLINALNNHPFYFTTSSCSGRISILSQPLQNEAVSTLPKKKARGGTWLFVSHDPADTDSVLSLLFPTSESTQSSPVPSELVFRFEPLIIAVECKDLSSAQSLVCLAISCGFRESGITNASKRVIIAIRCSIRLEVPLGDTGKIMVNPEYVRYLVQVANDKMEANRKRTERFLAVLQHSNGFGGGSVVADIGNHLLPNCDHYEVENESRSGNENGDTYSGFVGSPVCNVPITHVEVVGEPVEKLFLWGHSACALDNGKVVVFGGFGGPGRHARRDDLLLLDPCSGNLEMISTPACESPSPRLGHTASLVGDCMFVIGGRTGPDKILSDVWILDTTKNYWRLHQCGGSVFPPRHRHAAAVVGSNIYVFGGLDTDIIFSSFYILDTQNLQWKEIPVSGDWPCARHSHAMVASDSQIYMFGGYTGGKALGDLYRFDVQKCQWKKEKTAGRIPHARFSHSMFVNKNFLGIIGGCPVRQNCQELALLDLKLRLWKHVTLNSVGKDLFVRSTANVVGNDLVIVGGGAACYAFGTKFSEPAKVNLLHVTCSRDDPLPIKNQDNHMNIQRERTNGNMIEHSKGSQPVHAPNVLENEKSDVNGALLCLSNQSQKIASHYVLQLEKKYAKSGKDILKKFGWLDLGRKACSEEGGMHIRFPVRKEFVTLFNKRIHHSADAINGNNELIFSKPHNRDGYSLNELSCSEGLNLLVEYGAIMLVDEVVEVRKAARSPLKVMNEAVTSLIKHKGLPELLLEELPTRWDRLGDIVIVPVASFKDSLWDSIAEELWPIVAKSLKAHRLARQCMIGPCCCYWYKR; translated from the exons ATGGAGTTTGAGAAGAGAAAAGCGGCAACACTATCATCGTTGAACTCAACCGAGCACGACAAGTCTCCAAAGGGCAGTTTGGACATTCCAATAATACCTCTCATCAATGCACTCAACAACCACCCTTTCTACTTCACTACAAGCTCCTGCTCCGGCAGAATCTCAATCCTCTCTCAGCCTCTTCAAAACGAGGCCGTTTCAACGCTTCCCAAGAAGAAAGCCAGAGGCGGCACCTGGCTCTTCGTTTCCCACGATCCTGCCGATACCGACTCCGTCCTTTCCCTCCTCTTCCCCACCTCCGAGTCAACTCAGTCCTCACCCGTTCCCTCCGAACTCGTCTTCAGATTCGAGCCCCTCATCATCGCCGTCGAGTGCAAAGATCTCTCTTCTGCTCAGTCGCTGGTGTGTCTCGCAATATCATGTGGTTTCAGGGAATCTGGCATCACTAACGCCAGCAAGCGTGTAATCATAGCGATTCGCTGTTCGATACGGTTGGAGGTGCCGTTAGGGGACACTGGCAAGATTATGGTGAACCCTGAGTATGTTAGGTATCTTGTTCAGGTCGCAAACGACAAGATGGAAGCTAATAGGAAGAGAACTGAGAGGTTCCTTGCAGTGTTGCAGCATTCCAATGGTTTTGGAGGGGGATCTGTGGTTGCGGATATCGGTAACCATTTACTGCCAAATTGTGATCATTATGAAGTTGAGAATGAGTCTCGGTCAGGAAACGAGAATGGAGACACCTATTCAG GATTTGTTGGTTCTCCTGTTTGTAATGTGCCAATTACACATGTTGAAGTTGTTGGTGAACCAGTGGAGAAACTTTTTCTATGGGGCCATTCAGCTTGTGCATTGGATAATGGCAAGGTGGTTGTATTTGGTGGCTTTGGAGGGCCAGGGAGACATGCAAGAAGAGATGATTTGTTGCTGCTTGATCCATGTTCTGGCAATCTTGAAATGATCAGCACTCCTGCATGTGAGTCTCCATCCCCACGACTAGGCCATACAGCTTCCTTGGTTGGAGATTGCATGTTTGTGATTGGAGGTCGGACTGGTCCTGATAAAATTCTGAGTGATGTATGGATCCTTGATACAACTAAGAATTATTGGAGGTTGCATCAATGCGGCGGTAGTGTCTTTCCTCCCAG ACATCGTCATGCTGCAGCTGTGGTGGGTTCAAATATCTATGTATTTGGAGGACTTGACACCGATATTATATTTTCTTCCTTTTATATTCTTGACACACAAAATTTACAATGGAAAGAGATACCAGTTAGTGGGGACTGGCCTTGTGCACGCCACTCTCATGCAATGGTGGCATCTGATTCTCAGATTTATATGTTTGGTGGATACACTGGTGGGAAAGCACTTGGAGATTTATATAGGTTTGATGTTCAGAAGTGTCAGTGGAAGAAGGAAAAGACTGCTGGAAGGATTCCACATGCTAGGTTCTCACACTCAATGTTTGtgaataaaaattttcttgGCATTATTGGTGGTTGCCCAGTCAGACAAAATTGTCAGGAGTTAGCTTTACTTGATTTGAAGCTTCGTCTATGGAAGCATGTTACCCTTAATTCTGTTGGTAAAGATTTGTTTGTGCGTAGTACAGCTAACGTTGTTGGTAATGACCTTGTTATTGTTGGTGGTGGTGCAGCATGCTATGCATTTGGAACCAAGTTTAGTGAGCCAGCAAAAGTCAACTTGCTCCATGTAACATGTTCACGTGATGATCCTTTGCCCATCAAGAATCAGGACAACCATATGAATATACAGAGGGAACGGACAAACGGGAATATGATTGAACATTCTAAAGGATCCCAACCTGTACATGCACCAAATGTATTGGAAAATGAAAAATCAGATGTTAATGGTGCCTTACTTTGTTTAAGTAACCAAAGTCAGAAGATTGCATCACATTATGTCCTGCAACTAGAAAAGAAATATGCCAAATCAGGGAAGGACATATTGAAGAAATTTGGATGGTTAGACTTGGGGAGGAAGGCATGCTCTGAAGAGGGTGGAATGCATATCCGTTTTCCTGTTCGTAAGGAAtttgttactttatttaataaaaggATTCATCATTCAGCTGATGCAATTAATGGAAATAATGAACTTATCTTCTCAAAACCACATAATCGAGATGGATACTCGTTAAATGAGTTGTCCTGTTCTGAAGGATTGAATCTTCTCGTTGAATATGGTGCAATTATGTTGGTAGACGAGGTTGTTGAAGTAAGAAAAGCTGCCAGGTCCCCTTTGAAAGTGATGAATGAAGCTGTAACATCTTTGATTAAACATAAAGGCCTACCGGAATTGCTTCTAGAGGAATTGCCAACAAG GTGGGATCGGCTTGGAGATATTGTCATAGTTCCAGTGGCTTCTTTCAAGGATTCCTTGTGGGACTCCATCGCAGAGGAGCTTTGGCCCATTGTTGCCAAATCACTTAAGGCCCATCGTCTTGCTCGCCAA TGTATGATAGGGCCCTGTTGCTGCTACTGGTACAAGAGATAG
- the LOC107466736 gene encoding tRNA wybutosine-synthesizing protein 2/3/4 isoform X1 — translation MEFEKRKAATLSSLNSTEHDKSPKGSLDIPIIPLINALNNHPFYFTTSSCSGRISILSQPLQNEAVSTLPKKKARGGTWLFVSHDPADTDSVLSLLFPTSESTQSSPVPSELVFRFEPLIIAVECKDLSSAQSLVCLAISCGFRESGITNASKRVIIAIRCSIRLEVPLGDTGKIMVNPEYVRYLVQVANDKMEANRKRTERFLAVLQHSNGFGGGSVVADIGNHLLPNCDHYEVENESRSGNENGDTYSGFVGSPVCNVPITHVEVVGEPVEKLFLWGHSACALDNGKVVVFGGFGGPGRHARRDDLLLLDPCSGNLEMISTPACESPSPRLGHTASLVGDCMFVIGGRTGPDKILSDVWILDTTKNYWRLHQCGGSVFPPRHRHAAAVVGSNIYVFGGLDTDIIFSSFYILDTQNLQWKEIPVSGDWPCARHSHAMVASDSQIYMFGGYTGGKALGDLYRFDVQKCQWKKEKTAGRIPHARFSHSMFVNKNFLGIIGGCPVRQNCQELALLDLKLRLWKHVTLNSVGKDLFVRSTANVVGNDLVIVGGGAACYAFGTKFSEPAKVNLLHVTCSRDDPLPIKNQDNHMNIQRERTNGNMIEHSKGSQPVHAPNVLENEKSDVNGALLCLSNQSQKIASHYVLQLEKKYAKSGKDILKKFGWLDLGRKACSEEGGMHIRFPVRKEFVTLFNKRIHHSADAINGNNELIFSKPHNRDGYSLNELSCSEGLNLLVEYGAIMLVDEVVEVRKAARSPLKVMNEAVTSLIKHKGLPELLLEELPTRWDRLGDIVIVPVASFKDSLWDSIAEELWPIVAKSLKAHRLARQGPVAATGTRDSKLQILVGDNGWVNHRENGILYSFDATKCMFSWGNLSEKLRMARLDCKDEVIVDLFAGIGYFVLPFLVRAHAKLVYACEWNPHAVEALKHNLQANSVADRCIVLEGDNRIMAPKNMADRVSLGLLPSSECSWVTAVRALRREGGILHVHGNTKDTEERQWTDHVLKSIDEIARSEGYCWEVSIEHVERVKWYAPHIRHVVADVRCRQIRR, via the exons ATGGAGTTTGAGAAGAGAAAAGCGGCAACACTATCATCGTTGAACTCAACCGAGCACGACAAGTCTCCAAAGGGCAGTTTGGACATTCCAATAATACCTCTCATCAATGCACTCAACAACCACCCTTTCTACTTCACTACAAGCTCCTGCTCCGGCAGAATCTCAATCCTCTCTCAGCCTCTTCAAAACGAGGCCGTTTCAACGCTTCCCAAGAAGAAAGCCAGAGGCGGCACCTGGCTCTTCGTTTCCCACGATCCTGCCGATACCGACTCCGTCCTTTCCCTCCTCTTCCCCACCTCCGAGTCAACTCAGTCCTCACCCGTTCCCTCCGAACTCGTCTTCAGATTCGAGCCCCTCATCATCGCCGTCGAGTGCAAAGATCTCTCTTCTGCTCAGTCGCTGGTGTGTCTCGCAATATCATGTGGTTTCAGGGAATCTGGCATCACTAACGCCAGCAAGCGTGTAATCATAGCGATTCGCTGTTCGATACGGTTGGAGGTGCCGTTAGGGGACACTGGCAAGATTATGGTGAACCCTGAGTATGTTAGGTATCTTGTTCAGGTCGCAAACGACAAGATGGAAGCTAATAGGAAGAGAACTGAGAGGTTCCTTGCAGTGTTGCAGCATTCCAATGGTTTTGGAGGGGGATCTGTGGTTGCGGATATCGGTAACCATTTACTGCCAAATTGTGATCATTATGAAGTTGAGAATGAGTCTCGGTCAGGAAACGAGAATGGAGACACCTATTCAG GATTTGTTGGTTCTCCTGTTTGTAATGTGCCAATTACACATGTTGAAGTTGTTGGTGAACCAGTGGAGAAACTTTTTCTATGGGGCCATTCAGCTTGTGCATTGGATAATGGCAAGGTGGTTGTATTTGGTGGCTTTGGAGGGCCAGGGAGACATGCAAGAAGAGATGATTTGTTGCTGCTTGATCCATGTTCTGGCAATCTTGAAATGATCAGCACTCCTGCATGTGAGTCTCCATCCCCACGACTAGGCCATACAGCTTCCTTGGTTGGAGATTGCATGTTTGTGATTGGAGGTCGGACTGGTCCTGATAAAATTCTGAGTGATGTATGGATCCTTGATACAACTAAGAATTATTGGAGGTTGCATCAATGCGGCGGTAGTGTCTTTCCTCCCAG ACATCGTCATGCTGCAGCTGTGGTGGGTTCAAATATCTATGTATTTGGAGGACTTGACACCGATATTATATTTTCTTCCTTTTATATTCTTGACACACAAAATTTACAATGGAAAGAGATACCAGTTAGTGGGGACTGGCCTTGTGCACGCCACTCTCATGCAATGGTGGCATCTGATTCTCAGATTTATATGTTTGGTGGATACACTGGTGGGAAAGCACTTGGAGATTTATATAGGTTTGATGTTCAGAAGTGTCAGTGGAAGAAGGAAAAGACTGCTGGAAGGATTCCACATGCTAGGTTCTCACACTCAATGTTTGtgaataaaaattttcttgGCATTATTGGTGGTTGCCCAGTCAGACAAAATTGTCAGGAGTTAGCTTTACTTGATTTGAAGCTTCGTCTATGGAAGCATGTTACCCTTAATTCTGTTGGTAAAGATTTGTTTGTGCGTAGTACAGCTAACGTTGTTGGTAATGACCTTGTTATTGTTGGTGGTGGTGCAGCATGCTATGCATTTGGAACCAAGTTTAGTGAGCCAGCAAAAGTCAACTTGCTCCATGTAACATGTTCACGTGATGATCCTTTGCCCATCAAGAATCAGGACAACCATATGAATATACAGAGGGAACGGACAAACGGGAATATGATTGAACATTCTAAAGGATCCCAACCTGTACATGCACCAAATGTATTGGAAAATGAAAAATCAGATGTTAATGGTGCCTTACTTTGTTTAAGTAACCAAAGTCAGAAGATTGCATCACATTATGTCCTGCAACTAGAAAAGAAATATGCCAAATCAGGGAAGGACATATTGAAGAAATTTGGATGGTTAGACTTGGGGAGGAAGGCATGCTCTGAAGAGGGTGGAATGCATATCCGTTTTCCTGTTCGTAAGGAAtttgttactttatttaataaaaggATTCATCATTCAGCTGATGCAATTAATGGAAATAATGAACTTATCTTCTCAAAACCACATAATCGAGATGGATACTCGTTAAATGAGTTGTCCTGTTCTGAAGGATTGAATCTTCTCGTTGAATATGGTGCAATTATGTTGGTAGACGAGGTTGTTGAAGTAAGAAAAGCTGCCAGGTCCCCTTTGAAAGTGATGAATGAAGCTGTAACATCTTTGATTAAACATAAAGGCCTACCGGAATTGCTTCTAGAGGAATTGCCAACAAG GTGGGATCGGCTTGGAGATATTGTCATAGTTCCAGTGGCTTCTTTCAAGGATTCCTTGTGGGACTCCATCGCAGAGGAGCTTTGGCCCATTGTTGCCAAATCACTTAAGGCCCATCGTCTTGCTCGCCAA GGCCCTGTTGCTGCTACTGGTACAAGAGATAGCAAATTGCAAATTCTTGTTGGAGATAATGGTTGGGTCAATCATCGAGAAAATGGAATACTTTATTCTTTTGATGCTACAAAGTGCATGTTCTCATGGGGCAATCTATCCGAGAAGCTCCGGATGGCCAGGCTAGATTGTAAAGATGAGGTTATAGTAGATCTCTTTGCTGGCATTGGCTACTTTGTGCTGCCTTTTCTTGTCAG GGCCCATGCAAAACTTGTATATGCGTGTGAGTGGAATCCCCATGCGGTAGAAGCACTCAAACATAATCTACAAGCTAACTCTGTAGCTGACCGTTGTATTGTGCTTGAGGGAGATAATCGAATTATGGCCCCCAAG AACATGGCTGATAGAGTATCTCTTGGTCTCCTTCCATCTAGCGAGTGTAGCTGGGTCACAGCTGTCAGGGCTTTAAG
- the LOC127740606 gene encoding pentatricopeptide repeat-containing protein At1g11710, mitochondrial-like, with protein sequence MAVAKQLLGSMIIRGLTPDVYTYRTVIDGYCKLGNTNDALQVFDWMIKMDEKPNLTIYNSVINGLCKMASIDAAKYIVDELRKRRLFDATTFNTLISGYCTGGQIDKVFNLTMEMKSLGISANRVTYNTLINLLCKCDCEEEAKELMKMMIVQGICPDFVTYTTLVTHFIKTCSPDEVIALHDYMILKGVVPHQKTYDTIVAPLLLEEGRKKRS encoded by the coding sequence atggCAGTAGCCAAGCAACTATTGGGCAGCATGATTATCCGTGGCCTGACTCCTGATGTTTATACATACAGAACTGTGATTGATGGATATTGTAAATTAGGTAACACAAACGATGCGCTTCAAGTTTTTGATTGGATGATAAAGATGGATGAGAAGCCTAACTTGACAATATACAATTCTGTCATTAATGGTCTGTGCAAAATGGCCTCAATAGATGCTGCAAAATACATAGTTGATGAATTACGAAAGAGAAGATTATTTGATGCGACGACCTTTAATACCTTAATTAGTGGATATTGCACGGGCGGACAGATTGATAAAGTGTTTAATTTGACTATGGAAATGAAGAGCTTGGGAATTTCTGCGAATAGAGTCACGTATAATACACTGATAAACCTTCTCTGCAAGTGTGATTGCGAGGAAGAAGCAAAAGaattgatgaagatgatgattgtCCAGGGTATTTGTCCTGATTTTGTAACATACACTACACTTGTTACTCACTTTATCAAGACATGTAGTCCTGATGAGGTGATTGCATTGCATGACTACATGATTCTAAAGGGAGTAGTCCCTCACCAGAAAACATATGATACCATTGTAGCACCACTTCTTttagaagaaggaagaaagaaaagatcaTAA
- the LOC107466745 gene encoding pentatricopeptide repeat-containing protein At1g11710, mitochondrial-like: MILSFFSSKSRNHLARAFHSGKRFLNPSSGYIVFRAICVNLKHRRWSVLERLSPKLTSSLVSRVVCEFQNSPQLALDFYNWVGGLFSHSLDSCCTLVHVLVKSRRFDEVLFLLRNLITEEGTPPLVLLEVLVESYRRCCSSIAAFDALVRGCTQVGATEGAYDVIYNLRSRDCFITIHAWNNFLNHLLQLNEIDRFWNLYRGMGSFGYIENVNTFNLVIYALCKEYRLVEAISVLYRMMKGEIFPSVVSFNIIIDTACKIGNLGLSLKLFKNMTMMSGDFVWPNSVTYNSIINGFCKNGKLLLAEEMLHKMVKADIEPSVRTYATLIDEYARWGSLEEALRLCDVIVERGLVPNNVVYNSILHWLYREGGIEEASLLLADMIDKHICPD; this comes from the coding sequence ATgattttgagtttcttttcaTCCAAAAGTCGTAACCATTTGGCTCGAGCTTTTCATTCTGGTAAGCGTTTCTTAAACCCAAGTTCTGGATATATTGTTTTCAGAGCTATTTGTGTTAACTTGAAGCATAGGAGATGGAGTGTGTTGGAGCGACTATCCCCCAAGCTCACCAGCTCCTTGGTGAGCCGAGTTGTTTGCGAGTTCCAAAACTCGCCACAGTTGGCTTTAGATTTTTATAACTGGGTTGGAGGGTTGTTCTCTCACTCATTAGATTCCTGTTGCACTTTGGTTCATGTGCTGGTGAAGTCAAGAAGATTTGATGAGGTATTATTTCTTTTGAGAAACTTGATTACTGAAGAGGGCACTCCTCCATTGGTGTTGTTGGAAGTATTGGTAGAGAGTTATCGAAGATGTTGCTCTAGTATTGCGGCTTTTGATGCATTGGTGAGGGGTTGTACTCAGGTTGGGGCTACTGAAGGTGCTTATGATGTCATCTATAATTTAAGGAGCCGGGATTGTTTCATTACTATTCATGCTTGGAACAATTTCCTAAATCACTTGTTGCAATTGAATGAAATCGATAGGTTTTGGAATTTGTATAGAGGAATGGGTTCTTTTGGTTACATAGAAAATGTGAATACTTTTAATTTGGTTATCTATGCTCTGTGTAAGGAGTACCGACTAGTGGAAGCTATTTCAGTGTTATATAGGATGATGAAGGGTGAAATTTTCCCCAGTGTAGTCTCGTTTAACATAATCATAGATACGGCGTGCAAGATTGGCAACTTGGGTCTTTCCttgaaactttttaaaaatatgaccATGATGTCAGGGGATTTTGTTTGGCCCAATTCTGTTACTTACAACTCCATAATCAACGGATTCTGCAAGAATGGGAAATTATTACTTGCAGAAGAGATGCTTCATAAAATGGTCAAGGCAGATATAGAGCCGAGTGTTCGGACATATGCTACTTTGATAGATGAGTATGCGAGGTGGGGAAGTTTGGAGGAGGCATTGAGGCTCTGTGATGTAATAGTGGAAAGGGGATTGGTCCCTAATAATGTTGTTTACAATTCGATTTTACATTGGCTTTATCGTGAAGGAGGTATTGAGGAAGCTTCTTTGCTACTAGCTGACATGATTGATAAGCATATATGCCCTGATTAG